GTACAGAAGTGTACAGCAAAGAAGGTAACACTGTCTGTTCGTGCCGATTTAGTGGAATTAGCGAAGCAAAATGGCGTTAATATGACAAAACTGTTTGAGGAAGTGTTAGAAGAAAGATTAAAGTCTGGAGCCCGGGTTAATGGTAGCCCCGCGGGGATTCGAACCCCGGTCGCGGGATCCAAAGCCCGTCGGAAAAGCCTTTATTCGTCGAATGAAGGTCTTACATGGCTTATTTCAGAAGAAGCCATGAAAATGCCCCAACAGGCATTTCCAGCCATAGGACATGTTTTCCACAGTAGTGGTAAACAAGACTACTACAGAAGGCTCCTTCAGGTTCAGAATCCAAACCAGTACTACATCATCACAGAGGAAGACATCAACAGGCTCTTCCTGGAGTTCGAAGCAAAGGGAGTCACCCACTCCCACAAACGAAGCGTTGAGTACATCATCACAATGTTCCTGAAGGAAGCCACGAAAGAGAACCACGGAAGATACATTTTCACAATGAAAGACCTGAAAGAATACCTGACCCTGATACGACAGTCATACTCCCCCTCCTTTTACCGCAAAAACATCACATACCTCAAAAAGCTCTTCAGAATCGCACAGATAGACCTTGCAGAATCCCTCAAGGCACCAACAGAGCTTAACGTGGACCTAACCATTGTGACTGTTGATGACATCAAGAGCCTCATTCAGCTCGTTGATTCTCTCCACCTAAGCAACCGTTTTGAGGACTGGAAGAGGGATCAGTTTATCACAGCAATGCTCCTCATGGCAGTGAGTGGAATGAGGGTAAGCGAACTCGAAAGGGTTCCCTTGAAGGAGATTGACATTGAAAACAGGCGGATTCGCCTTAACACGCACCAGACAAAAACAAGACAGGCAAGGGTCGTCTTTTTCACGTCGGAGGTTCAGGAGTTGCTGGAGGACTACATCAGAACTCACAGACCAAACGTGAATCTGCCCTTGGCTACGATAGCCCAGTTGCAGAGGCCCTTCCGCAAAAAAAGCCCCCTTAGAAACCAGAAACTCAGACCAAAACACATGCGGAAATTCTTCGCTCAGGAATGGGATCGACGGAACGGAAATGCGACTATCAAAAAGATGCTGATGGGTCATTCAATAAGATACGATATCAATGCACTGCATTACTCACACCATACTGTTGATGAACTACAAGATGCGTACAACAAGATCTTTGGTAATCTACGATTCCTAAGATAAACCCCTAAGATAAAACTTTTCCTTTCTTTTTGTTCCTGCTGTTTAGGTATCAGTTCTAGAACTTTCTTGGTGAGTTTGGAATATTCCTAGAAAACCTAGCAAGAAGAATTCTCAATGAAAAAGATAAGAAAGTGAACTCACTCTTCTTTCACTATTGTGAATGTTTCGAACACATCTCGCATGAAGTCAACTGTTTGCTGTACTGCCTTTTCCTCATCCTTGAGCCAAGAATAATTAAATTTCAATACTTCAAGAGCATTGTTCCAAATTTGCAGATCATTTACTAAGAACTCATGGAGATTCTCAAACTCGCGTAAATACTTCCAGTTGGCCAGCTTGACATCATTGCTTTTAATACTATCAAACCTCGCGTTGATTCTGTAGAACTCAGCACTAACATCATCAGTATAATTAACCATCTCATCAGCCTTCAAACTATCCACAGCCTGTATTAACCTCTCTAAATCAATCGTAAAATACTTCAACTTTGAAAGCTTCACCTCAAGCTCCCAAAGAACCTCCTCACTCAAATCGTTTACAATTCTCGGAACATTCAAAAACTCAAACTTAACTGGCTTAAACATTCCATAGGTTCTAACTCTCGGCAACGTAATTCGGAGAGGAATAAAACGAAACACTAATTCAGAAGGAGCTATCTTTGAGATCGGAATAACCTCACACTTATCATACTTACCCAAAAGCTCCTTCCCCCAGTTGTGCCTGTACTGTTGCTCAATGACCTTCGTGTTAGTTTTGACACTCCTGATAACATCATAAAGATTCCTCAAATGCAGGTCTTGAAGCACAAGAGGTTCATCAATATTTCCAAAGACTGCCGAAATTATTGAAGTCTTTCCTACAGCCTGACTGCCAAAAACCAAGACTCGAAACTTTGTAAATCTCGCATACATCAACGCCACTGCCGCAATTTCGTGAGTTGAAAGCCTCCAACCAAAATCTCTCAAGGTCTTAAAGAACTTCAGCTTCAAGTCATAGTAACTTTTAATCTCGCTAAGGTCAATCTCAACAATATTGGATCCTACGAACCTGTATGCCAGTGGCTTCTCAGAAACAAGTTCTATCACTCCTTCTCTAATAAGCTCCTCTAAGGCAACCGTCAAACTCTTACCCGATTTCCCAACAGCCCTCATAATTTCATTTCTGGTAGCAATATTCACTTGTTCGAGGTATTTAAGAATTTTTGACTTGAGTTCAGCTGACACCACATGTTC
This DNA window, taken from Thermococcus sp. M39, encodes the following:
- a CDS encoding site-specific integrase, coding for MTKLFEEVLEERLKSGARVNGSPAGIRTPVAGSKARRKSLYSSNEGLTWLISEEAMKMPQQAFPAIGHVFHSSGKQDYYRRLLQVQNPNQYYIITEEDINRLFLEFEAKGVTHSHKRSVEYIITMFLKEATKENHGRYIFTMKDLKEYLTLIRQSYSPSFYRKNITYLKKLFRIAQIDLAESLKAPTELNVDLTIVTVDDIKSLIQLVDSLHLSNRFEDWKRDQFITAMLLMAVSGMRVSELERVPLKEIDIENRRIRLNTHQTKTRQARVVFFTSEVQELLEDYIRTHRPNVNLPLATIAQLQRPFRKKSPLRNQKLRPKHMRKFFAQEWDRRNGNATIKKMLMGHSIRYDINALHYSHHTVDELQDAYNKIFGNLRFLR
- a CDS encoding winged helix-turn-helix domain-containing protein, with product MVSAELKSKILKYLEQVNIATRNEIMRAVGKSGKSLTVALEELIREGVIELVSEKPLAYRFVGSNIVEIDLSEIKSYYDLKLKFFKTLRDFGWRLSTHEIAAVALMYARFTKFRVLVFGSQAVGKTSIISAVFGNIDEPLVLQDLHLRNLYDVIRSVKTNTKVIEQQYRHNWGKELLGKYDKCEVIPISKIAPSELVFRFIPLRITLPRVRTYGMFKPVKFEFLNVPRIVNDLSEEVLWELEVKLSKLKYFTIDLERLIQAVDSLKADEMVNYTDDVSAEFYRINARFDSIKSNDVKLANWKYLREFENLHEFLVNDLQIWNNALEVLKFNYSWLKDEEKAVQQTVDFMRDVFETFTIVKEE